Proteins found in one Syntrophorhabdaceae bacterium genomic segment:
- a CDS encoding FmdE family protein: MDDKDILMDALRFHGHKCWASVAGVRVGLAALRKLGVRRSGGTQLYGIVEIGEDHGGMCFGDGVQYTTGCTFGKGNIRKEPYGKLAFTLIDKATNRSVRVSYKPTLQKQIAESAFMRKRGQGIMPDEIPMEEQTELVNLIWDAPEADVLTIGEVAPYKGQWFPEVMGFTPCAGCGELTAHAYLRVVGAKHVCIPCSGYDR, translated from the coding sequence ATGGACGACAAAGATATTTTGATGGACGCACTGAGGTTTCATGGTCATAAGTGCTGGGCCAGCGTGGCAGGCGTGCGTGTCGGGCTGGCAGCGTTAAGAAAGCTCGGGGTGAGACGCTCCGGCGGTACACAGCTTTACGGCATCGTGGAAATAGGCGAAGACCACGGCGGGATGTGTTTTGGTGACGGCGTGCAATATACCACCGGCTGCACCTTCGGCAAGGGGAATATCCGCAAGGAGCCCTACGGTAAACTCGCATTTACACTGATCGATAAAGCGACCAACCGCTCCGTGCGTGTGAGTTACAAACCCACACTGCAAAAACAGATTGCCGAATCCGCTTTTATGAGGAAACGTGGCCAGGGTATTATGCCTGACGAAATTCCCATGGAAGAACAAACGGAACTGGTGAATCTCATCTGGGATGCGCCGGAAGCCGACGTTCTTACCATCGGTGAGGTGGCTCCGTATAAGGGCCAATGGTTTCCTGAAGTGATGGGTTTTACACCCTGCGCCGGTTGCGGCGAATTGACGGCCCATGCATATCTGCGCGTGGTTGGCGCCAAGCATGTCTGTATTCCCTGCTCGGGTTACGACCGGTAA
- a CDS encoding FmdE family protein: MKNLNEYYDVALKFHGHKCPAMPMGLRAGLAALKVLGVERAKDKELVVESETGEGHAAGCFLDGVMVATGATYGKGNIKKLFYNKMAFILIDVATGRAVRVSLKPEFFEKALQSPFVRKRKEGVAPQDIPSEITDPQVERILGLPEAEFLTISDIFQRDLKKGVTSFEVKRCARCGEATFTNKLEETKDGRLFCVPCIEGEEKETGMC; this comes from the coding sequence ATGAAAAACCTTAACGAATATTATGATGTGGCACTCAAGTTTCACGGGCATAAATGCCCGGCCATGCCCATGGGTCTTAGGGCCGGACTTGCAGCGCTCAAAGTCCTGGGCGTGGAACGTGCAAAAGACAAGGAACTCGTTGTAGAGTCCGAGACTGGCGAAGGTCATGCTGCAGGGTGTTTTCTCGATGGCGTAATGGTCGCTACGGGAGCTACCTATGGCAAGGGAAATATAAAGAAACTCTTCTACAACAAAATGGCATTTATCTTGATAGACGTTGCAACCGGGAGGGCAGTGCGGGTTTCTCTCAAGCCAGAGTTCTTTGAGAAGGCCCTCCAGTCACCCTTTGTACGGAAACGGAAAGAAGGTGTCGCTCCGCAAGACATCCCCTCAGAAATAACAGATCCGCAGGTTGAACGAATATTGGGTTTGCCTGAAGCAGAGTTTCTTACCATTAGCGATATTTTTCAGAGGGACTTGAAGAAGGGCGTCACAAGTTTCGAGGTGAAGCGTTGTGCGCGCTGTGGTGAAGCAACCTTCACAAACAAACTGGAGGAAACCAAGGATGGCAGACTCTTTTGCGTTCCCTGTATAGAAGGTGAAGAGAAAGAAACCGGCATGTGCTGA
- a CDS encoding sulfite exporter TauE/SafE family protein, whose product MEMTTVLLAPLLVFLFTTVLTVAGVGAAFIIIPTFYWLGIPLTEAMAVALLLNAISMSFASVNYIRYKLVNFKAAIPIIILAVLFSPLGAYSTRYFSKNALIIIFVLFLVFAGSMMLFYSPKKKSEAGGSPGRELKTGIGLGIGAGYLGGLLGVGGGNFIVPALVWLGFDPKNASATTAFIVVFASLSGFFGHAVLGNISWNLLAFSAIGSIAGAIVGSWLMHRKLEAKQVKWIIGIVLYAIAVKMLWGLL is encoded by the coding sequence ATGGAAATGACAACCGTTTTGCTTGCGCCTCTCCTGGTCTTTCTTTTTACCACGGTGCTTACTGTCGCCGGGGTAGGGGCAGCCTTTATCATTATCCCTACGTTCTACTGGCTCGGCATCCCTTTGACTGAGGCCATGGCCGTGGCATTACTCCTGAATGCCATCAGCATGAGCTTCGCTTCTGTCAACTACATCCGGTACAAATTGGTTAACTTCAAGGCCGCCATACCGATCATCATTCTCGCCGTGTTGTTCTCTCCCCTCGGGGCATACTCGACAAGGTATTTTTCCAAGAATGCCCTTATCATCATCTTCGTTCTTTTTCTCGTGTTTGCAGGGTCGATGATGCTCTTTTACTCGCCAAAAAAGAAAAGTGAAGCAGGTGGCTCGCCAGGCAGGGAATTGAAAACAGGCATTGGTCTCGGCATCGGTGCGGGTTATCTTGGGGGCCTCCTTGGAGTAGGAGGAGGAAACTTCATTGTTCCAGCCCTGGTATGGCTCGGGTTCGACCCGAAAAACGCCTCGGCCACAACTGCCTTCATCGTTGTGTTCGCGTCGCTGAGTGGATTCTTCGGCCATGCAGTCCTTGGCAACATTAGCTGGAATCTTCTGGCCTTCTCTGCCATCGGTTCAATAGCAGGCGCCATCGTTGGTTCATGGCTCATGCACAGGAAACTTGAGGCAAAACAGGTGAAATGGATTATCGGGATAGTGCTCTATGCGATTGCGGTAAAAATGTTATGGGGGTTATTATGA
- a CDS encoding cation diffusion facilitator family transporter, with product MNMSGEKRLAVTFFVTVLILAGEVVGGYLSNSLALLSDAGHMVTDALAIALGFVAARISKRPSDRNATLGYQRVGLLAALINGVSLLVIAVLIFYESYERLVAPPAIDIPVMLAIAVLGLAGNLVMAFILGHSHEDLNVKSVWLHVLGDTLSSVGVIISGIIIYFTGWTYADPIASVLIGGIIIWGGVRLVRDTLSIFLNLTPRGFSVEALIKKIKDMPEVIDIHHVHLWPVAHNNVAFTAHILVNDQTLGEVEATKKRIEEMLKESGVDHSTLQIECSSATCDNNLYCQVNHEESGDEHDH from the coding sequence ATGAACATGAGTGGAGAAAAACGCCTTGCCGTTACCTTCTTCGTAACGGTCCTTATCCTGGCTGGCGAGGTTGTGGGCGGCTACTTGAGTAACAGCCTTGCCCTTTTAAGCGACGCGGGGCATATGGTCACTGATGCCCTTGCGATTGCCCTGGGGTTTGTAGCTGCCCGCATCAGCAAAAGGCCATCGGACAGGAACGCCACCCTCGGCTATCAGCGCGTAGGACTCCTCGCCGCGCTAATCAACGGCGTAAGCCTCCTTGTGATCGCTGTCCTCATCTTCTATGAATCCTACGAACGGCTCGTTGCCCCGCCCGCGATCGATATCCCCGTAATGCTGGCGATCGCTGTCCTCGGCCTTGCGGGAAATCTCGTCATGGCCTTTATCCTCGGCCATAGCCATGAGGACTTAAACGTCAAAAGCGTCTGGCTCCACGTCCTCGGCGATACCCTATCTTCTGTAGGGGTCATCATATCGGGCATTATTATCTATTTCACGGGGTGGACCTATGCGGACCCCATCGCAAGCGTTCTGATCGGCGGCATCATCATCTGGGGTGGTGTGAGGCTTGTGCGCGACACCTTGTCCATCTTTCTGAATCTGACCCCCAGAGGGTTCAGTGTCGAGGCGCTTATAAAGAAGATCAAAGACATGCCCGAGGTCATCGATATCCACCATGTCCATCTCTGGCCTGTGGCGCATAACAACGTCGCCTTCACCGCCCATATCCTGGTCAACGATCAGACCCTTGGCGAGGTCGAGGCAACGAAGAAGAGGATCGAGGAGATGCTGAAAGAGAGCGGGGTGGACCACAGCACCCTGCAGATCGAGTGCAGCAGCGCAACCTGCGACAATAACCTTTACTGCCAGGTTAACCATGAGGAAAGCGGCGACGAGCATGACCACTGA
- a CDS encoding 4Fe-4S binding protein codes for MKNKIKGFAKEIGTDDVGIAAIADYQSPRSPSIEKLFPEAKSIVVLAFRELSNCESPSPQIAMSGRLDLMDFLRRSSYRMARFLETDCGAKAMTVPATFPMEMSRETKGLVADLSLRHAAVAAGLGTFGRNNLVYHPRFKNKVIFSAVLTDLGLESDPPAQGESCSRCNRCVEHCPAGALHEEGKTDVMKCMRTLEPYGLGASIQFWTKLMDASPEEKKVLLRDVEYWRLYHVLQMGFQYLCFNCMKSCPDMQKM; via the coding sequence ATGAAAAATAAAATCAAAGGTTTTGCGAAAGAGATCGGGACGGACGATGTGGGCATTGCGGCGATTGCGGATTACCAAAGCCCCAGGTCGCCTTCGATTGAAAAACTCTTTCCTGAAGCAAAGTCCATCGTTGTCCTTGCTTTCAGGGAGCTTTCGAACTGTGAGAGCCCGAGCCCGCAGATCGCTATGAGCGGAAGGCTCGACCTCATGGATTTTCTCAGGAGATCTTCTTACAGAATGGCGCGGTTTCTGGAAACAGACTGTGGCGCAAAGGCAATGACCGTACCGGCGACATTTCCCATGGAGATGAGCAGGGAAACGAAGGGGCTCGTAGCGGATCTATCCCTGCGCCACGCAGCAGTTGCAGCGGGTCTCGGTACATTCGGGAGAAACAACCTTGTCTATCATCCCAGGTTTAAGAACAAGGTGATCTTTTCCGCAGTGCTCACCGACCTCGGGCTTGAATCGGACCCGCCCGCACAGGGTGAATCGTGCAGCAGGTGCAACCGCTGTGTGGAGCATTGTCCTGCCGGCGCATTACACGAAGAAGGAAAGACCGATGTGATGAAGTGCATGAGGACACTTGAACCCTACGGACTCGGTGCGAGCATTCAATTCTGGACAAAACTGATGGATGCCTCTCCCGAAGAGAAGAAGGTTTTGCTCCGGGATGTGGAATACTGGCGTCTCTACCATGTTCTCCAGATGGGTTTTCAATACCTGTGTTTCAACTGCATGAAGAGCTGCCCCGACATGCAGAAGATGTGA
- a CDS encoding (Fe-S)-binding protein, protein MLLTGYVKRIFRPVCNPSFESVHCIAKLNEDISEVLPYLNAVLGGTEYFSDPPEVMFSHYGKIIKVGSREIAINALEDEDEAERILSWLKDQINEAWENRGTITPKYTGGRKPQIMAILKLLPRSNCKRCGRPTCTVFAAQMAEGGLGPEHCPELTEENRRTLTKYLAGFDSS, encoded by the coding sequence ATGCTCCTGACCGGATATGTAAAACGGATTTTCAGACCTGTATGCAACCCGAGCTTCGAATCGGTCCACTGCATCGCCAAACTGAATGAAGACATTTCAGAGGTACTGCCCTATCTCAATGCCGTGCTCGGCGGCACGGAATACTTTAGTGACCCGCCGGAGGTGATGTTCAGCCACTATGGCAAGATTATAAAGGTCGGGTCGAGGGAGATCGCCATCAACGCGCTGGAGGATGAGGACGAGGCAGAACGCATCCTTTCATGGTTGAAAGACCAGATCAACGAGGCATGGGAGAACAGGGGTACGATCACACCGAAATACACGGGGGGAAGGAAGCCCCAGATCATGGCAATACTTAAGCTCCTTCCAAGGTCAAACTGCAAACGATGCGGCAGGCCCACCTGCACGGTCTTCGCCGCCCAGATGGCAGAAGGCGGACTTGGGCCCGAACACTGCCCTGAACTTACAGAGGAAAATAGGCGGACGCTTACCAAATATCTGGCGGGATTCGATAGCTCATAG
- a CDS encoding permease, which produces MFELNNFVTAGKFFLVIAGELVLIFVAVSFLVGILMEYLPPSRIRGFLSNRFTWVQYLLGSGLGAVTPFCSCSTVPITAGLLKGGVPFGPIMSFLFASPVLNPIIIALLVSLFGLKVTVIYMVVTFLGSMAMAALLSKMGMEKQVKPMVSFQTASCCKEGPQTQPAPAKVQSVAAGCCASETVQPLISLNTIQTAGSCCTPEAKAPPPQAAQASCCPVDFDETTDSAPIPFKEKLKRASASAMDTFKGVFWYLLLGAGIGAFIYGFFPQELVVKVAGPGNPWSIPIAAVIGVPMYIRAETIIPISAALVGKGMGLGTVLALIIGGAGASIPELIILGSMFKKKLVLAFAVNVFVVAVVAGYFVDWLVY; this is translated from the coding sequence ATGTTTGAGCTGAATAATTTTGTTACTGCCGGTAAGTTCTTTCTGGTTATCGCCGGTGAACTTGTTCTTATTTTTGTTGCAGTTTCCTTTCTTGTGGGGATATTGATGGAATACCTCCCTCCGTCCCGCATCAGGGGCTTTTTATCCAACCGGTTTACGTGGGTGCAATATCTGCTGGGCTCCGGCCTCGGCGCTGTAACCCCTTTTTGTTCCTGCTCAACCGTTCCCATAACTGCCGGATTGCTCAAGGGGGGTGTTCCCTTCGGGCCTATAATGTCATTCCTTTTTGCTTCACCGGTTCTCAACCCGATCATTATAGCCCTGCTTGTCTCGCTATTTGGTCTCAAAGTAACTGTGATCTACATGGTTGTCACATTTCTCGGATCCATGGCAATGGCAGCCCTCCTCTCGAAAATGGGTATGGAAAAGCAGGTCAAGCCGATGGTGAGTTTTCAGACAGCCTCCTGCTGCAAAGAGGGACCGCAAACGCAACCGGCTCCTGCGAAGGTCCAGTCTGTTGCTGCAGGTTGTTGTGCATCTGAAACAGTTCAACCCCTTATTTCCTTAAACACTATTCAGACGGCGGGTAGCTGTTGCACGCCGGAAGCCAAAGCTCCCCCACCTCAAGCTGCGCAGGCCTCTTGCTGCCCTGTCGATTTTGATGAAACCACTGACTCCGCACCGATACCCTTCAAAGAGAAGCTAAAAAGGGCATCGGCGTCAGCCATGGATACATTCAAGGGTGTTTTCTGGTATCTGCTTCTCGGTGCAGGGATAGGGGCGTTTATTTACGGCTTCTTTCCTCAGGAACTTGTGGTAAAAGTAGCGGGGCCGGGCAATCCCTGGTCCATCCCAATCGCGGCAGTTATCGGAGTGCCCATGTATATCCGCGCAGAAACCATTATCCCCATCAGCGCTGCCCTTGTGGGAAAAGGCATGGGGTTGGGAACCGTTCTTGCCCTCATCATAGGCGGAGCAGGGGCATCCATCCCTGAATTGATAATACTTGGTTCCATGTTTAAAAAGAAGCTGGTCCTGGCCTTCGCTGTCAACGTCTTTGTAGTTGCTGTCGTTGCTGGATATTTTGTCGATTGGCTGGTATACTAA
- a CDS encoding PadR family transcriptional regulator: MELTNLDYWKSLINIGLTKVLVLKVLSKGPKHGYGILKELQSITSGCCVPTFGTIYPILKELTKNGYAEVREDKQLKGAQKRQVYTLTPSGIAAYEVALEAWRSTIPYIYKAIEGDDLIFLKDIKMRLSAAGARVAPSHGKAV; encoded by the coding sequence ATGGAACTCACAAATTTGGATTACTGGAAATCATTGATCAACATAGGTCTTACAAAGGTCCTTGTTTTGAAGGTCTTGTCCAAAGGCCCCAAACATGGATACGGGATATTGAAGGAACTGCAATCCATAACGAGCGGCTGCTGCGTTCCCACCTTCGGGACCATCTACCCCATTCTCAAGGAACTTACGAAAAACGGTTATGCGGAGGTCAGGGAAGACAAGCAGCTCAAGGGCGCTCAGAAAAGACAGGTCTACACACTTACGCCCTCAGGCATAGCGGCTTACGAGGTGGCACTTGAGGCCTGGCGATCCACTATCCCTTATATCTATAAGGCCATCGAAGGTGATGACCTTATCTTTTTAAAAGATATAAAGATGCGTCTCTCCGCTGCCGGGGCTCGCGTCGCCCCCTCCCACGGCAAAGCCGTATGA
- a CDS encoding Spy/CpxP family protein refolding chaperone: METKNTDIREGFATTLCCILSTPVKRRLYVTALVLFFMALCVAVFAGEPGQLPDLCDLQGGLAGTLNLSHEQCKKIQELADRFRNDSVAIRGRIMEKRFEHMKVSEDPQTDQHTINKLERELNDLEREFARMAQRAESEQRRVLNTEQIKKMSDSPYDGYGTQGYDPPRYGRKRY; the protein is encoded by the coding sequence ATGGAAACGAAAAATACAGATATAAGAGAAGGGTTTGCTACGACACTGTGTTGTATTCTCAGCACGCCTGTTAAGCGTCGGCTTTACGTTACCGCTCTTGTTCTGTTTTTCATGGCCCTCTGTGTTGCCGTCTTTGCCGGGGAACCGGGACAGCTGCCCGACTTGTGCGACTTGCAGGGCGGTTTGGCCGGCACCCTTAACCTTTCCCATGAGCAGTGCAAAAAGATACAGGAGCTTGCAGATAGATTCCGGAACGATTCGGTTGCGATACGGGGAAGGATCATGGAAAAACGTTTTGAACACATGAAAGTTTCCGAAGATCCGCAAACCGATCAGCACACTATCAACAAACTTGAACGGGAGCTGAACGATCTTGAGCGGGAGTTTGCACGAATGGCCCAAAGGGCAGAATCCGAGCAGAGGCGCGTCTTGAACACTGAACAGATAAAAAAGATGAGCGACAGCCCTTATGATGGATACGGCACTCAGGGGTACGACCCGCCAAGGTATGGAAGAAAGCGATATTGA
- a CDS encoding ABC transporter ATP-binding protein yields MELIKAENISKEYRVGEVAIRALNGVSFEIEPASFVSFVGPSGSGKTTLLNLIGCLDKPTEGRLTVADADVAGLDRKQGASFRGEHIGFIFQDFNLMPVLTVYENIEYPLLMVQNVPAAEREERVKKLLDAVGMLDQKDKYPDQISGGQKQRVAVARALVTNPRLVLADEPTANLDSKTAYMIIDLMKKMRDEFKTTFIFSTHDQKIVGEAEIIYTLQDGTIVDRKTKGGNGNG; encoded by the coding sequence ATGGAGCTTATAAAGGCAGAGAACATCAGTAAAGAGTACCGGGTTGGCGAGGTTGCGATCAGGGCATTAAACGGGGTGAGCTTTGAGATAGAACCTGCCTCGTTCGTTTCTTTTGTGGGTCCTTCGGGAAGCGGCAAGACGACGCTTTTGAATCTCATCGGCTGCCTCGACAAGCCCACAGAGGGAAGGCTCACCGTTGCCGATGCCGACGTCGCCGGCCTTGATCGCAAACAGGGCGCATCGTTCAGGGGAGAACATATCGGCTTTATCTTTCAGGATTTCAATCTCATGCCCGTCCTTACCGTCTACGAAAATATTGAATATCCACTTCTTATGGTCCAGAACGTGCCGGCGGCAGAACGGGAAGAAAGGGTTAAGAAGCTCCTTGATGCAGTGGGGATGCTGGACCAGAAAGACAAATACCCCGACCAGATCTCGGGAGGACAAAAACAGAGGGTTGCCGTTGCGCGGGCGCTCGTAACGAATCCGAGGCTTGTCCTTGCCGATGAGCCTACAGCGAACCTTGATTCAAAGACCGCCTATATGATAATCGACCTGATGAAAAAGATGCGGGACGAGTTCAAGACGACCTTTATCTTCTCTACCCATGACCAGAAGATCGTGGGAGAGGCAGAGATCATATACACGCTCCAGGACGGCACAATTGTTGACAGAAAGACAAAAGGAGGCAACGGCAATGGGTAA
- a CDS encoding ABC transporter permease: MGNLFKIALRNLRRYRRRTILTASLIAIGVLFVLVFVAVSGSFKNMIIGQITDSMLGHLQIHRKGYVASIDNLPLTLNMKPEAMAKLEKTFEGIPEIAAYSPRIKFGGMFSSFTETTNIRLNGVYPDKELKTVPLLASRIIEGEKAIRKGEVIIPELIARGMKLNVGDTIVIIATNKDGSVNGKQLRIGGVLESATGPGGRDGYLHIEDAMEILRMDGMEVSEIALRLKDFGKLNAVYNTLNAMLSGEINKQGKPAFEVHTWEGLSPFFNIARMIDIMTFFIKLMLIAIVLVSIMNVMIMAVYERIREIGTISAIGTMPGKILSMFLIEGFCLGVFGAIIGNAAGLIIIFILRAVKITFEFGRQTGLVLSPTIDVSDLLVVSLIVTGVAIIGSLQPAFKASRMEPIKALRHV, translated from the coding sequence ATGGGTAATCTCTTTAAAATAGCCCTGCGGAACTTAAGGCGCTACAGGAGAAGGACGATCCTTACCGCATCGCTCATTGCCATAGGCGTTCTTTTTGTCCTTGTCTTTGTCGCCGTATCGGGTTCGTTCAAAAATATGATCATAGGCCAGATCACCGATTCCATGCTCGGCCATCTCCAGATTCACCGCAAAGGATATGTGGCTTCAATCGATAATCTGCCCCTCACGTTGAATATGAAGCCCGAGGCTATGGCAAAGCTGGAGAAGACATTCGAGGGAATACCGGAAATAGCCGCCTACTCGCCGAGGATAAAGTTCGGCGGCATGTTCAGCAGTTTCACGGAGACGACCAATATAAGGCTCAACGGGGTATATCCTGATAAGGAGCTGAAAACGGTTCCCCTCCTTGCTTCAAGGATAATAGAGGGCGAAAAGGCTATCAGGAAAGGCGAGGTTATCATACCGGAGCTGATTGCAAGAGGGATGAAATTAAATGTGGGCGATACGATAGTGATCATCGCTACCAACAAAGACGGCTCGGTGAATGGAAAGCAGCTTCGGATCGGGGGCGTCCTTGAGAGCGCTACAGGACCGGGAGGAAGGGACGGCTATCTCCACATCGAAGACGCCATGGAGATACTCAGGATGGATGGGATGGAAGTAAGCGAGATCGCATTGCGCCTCAAGGATTTTGGAAAACTTAACGCCGTCTACAATACCCTGAACGCCATGCTTTCAGGCGAAATCAATAAACAGGGAAAGCCTGCCTTCGAGGTACATACATGGGAAGGCCTTTCACCGTTTTTCAATATTGCACGCATGATCGACATCATGACCTTCTTTATCAAGCTCATGCTTATCGCTATTGTGCTTGTGAGCATTATGAACGTTATGATCATGGCTGTGTACGAGAGGATACGGGAGATCGGCACGATCTCCGCGATCGGCACTATGCCGGGAAAGATTCTCTCCATGTTTCTTATCGAGGGATTTTGTCTTGGCGTCTTCGGCGCCATAATCGGCAACGCAGCAGGATTGATAATCATCTTTATCCTCAGGGCGGTTAAGATCACCTTTGAATTTGGCAGGCAGACGGGGCTTGTGCTCTCGCCGACGATAGACGTATCGGATCTCCTTGTTGTTTCCCTGATCGTTACAGGGGTGGCGATCATCGGAAGCCTCCAGCCGGCCTTCAAGGCCTCGCGGATGGAGCCGATCAAGGCGCTGAGGCATGTATGA
- a CDS encoding outer membrane lipoprotein-sorting protein produces the protein MKKALIFLFALFIAIPAYAVDGNKLLQQIDRNLSPESYESYRKIINVEPDGRKKEFTYYTVKKGREKVAGLFIAPASEKGRTTLRLGDNMWLYIPNVGKPVRITSLQSVVGGVFNNSDILSLDYAVEYNAEKVEEQGKEYLLHLKAKTKTVAYDRLKMWVQKEKSLPVKIECLTEAGLLIKTLYFKDVKDLGGGIVRPAVLETDSPLYKGYKSVMIFAKIKKREFKDEVFTLTFMPKMESLR, from the coding sequence ATGAAAAAAGCGCTGATCTTTTTGTTTGCCCTGTTTATTGCCATACCGGCATATGCCGTTGACGGGAACAAGCTTCTTCAGCAGATCGACAGGAACCTGAGCCCGGAATCCTATGAGTCCTACCGGAAGATCATCAATGTTGAACCTGACGGCCGGAAAAAGGAGTTCACCTACTATACGGTGAAAAAAGGGAGAGAAAAGGTGGCGGGTCTGTTTATCGCGCCGGCGAGCGAAAAGGGAAGGACTACGCTTCGGCTCGGCGACAACATGTGGCTTTATATTCCAAACGTAGGGAAACCGGTCCGCATTACAAGCCTCCAGTCGGTCGTCGGAGGCGTGTTCAATAATTCGGACATACTGAGCCTCGATTATGCCGTTGAATATAATGCGGAAAAGGTTGAGGAGCAGGGGAAGGAGTATCTCCTCCACCTGAAGGCGAAAACGAAGACCGTTGCCTATGACCGGCTGAAGATGTGGGTACAGAAAGAGAAATCCCTGCCTGTAAAGATCGAATGCCTCACCGAGGCAGGCCTGCTGATCAAGACCCTCTATTTCAAGGACGTGAAGGATTTAGGCGGCGGGATCGTGCGGCCCGCGGTGCTCGAAACGGACAGCCCCCTCTATAAAGGCTATAAATCCGTTATGATATTCGCAAAGATCAAAAAGAGGGAGTTTAAGGATGAGGTCTTCACGCTGACCTTTATGCCGAAGATGGAATCGTTAAGGTAA
- a CDS encoding dual specificity protein phosphatase family protein, with the protein MVNLPDKKIPDLIRSFGRTVESTFGPACEAEHIVFGAQMPGYGARSIPESVVRRWISFMKERGIVRVCSLLAQSQLAYYMVDLLRVYGGEFGAARVLNAPVEDYHLCRVEMLGKILLFLKESDAEGEPVVVHCAGGRGRTGFVHAAWLAYGRGFSVEKALEAVKKMGRNPFEAVEHGTAKEEELYTLLRLCAEDR; encoded by the coding sequence ATGGTAAACTTACCGGATAAAAAGATACCTGATCTCATCCGATCCTTTGGACGAACTGTAGAATCGACATTTGGTCCGGCATGTGAAGCGGAACACATCGTATTCGGCGCTCAGATGCCGGGCTACGGCGCACGATCAATACCGGAAAGCGTTGTAAGGCGATGGATATCCTTTATGAAAGAGAGAGGTATTGTGCGGGTATGCTCTCTTCTTGCTCAAAGCCAGCTCGCATACTACATGGTGGACCTGTTGAGGGTATACGGGGGAGAGTTTGGAGCCGCCCGCGTACTGAATGCGCCTGTCGAGGATTACCATCTTTGCAGGGTAGAGATGCTGGGGAAGATCCTTCTTTTTCTAAAAGAATCCGATGCGGAGGGTGAGCCTGTCGTTGTTCACTGTGCGGGCGGAAGAGGAAGGACAGGCTTTGTCCATGCTGCATGGCTTGCTTACGGGCGCGGATTTTCTGTTGAGAAGGCGCTCGAAGCAGTAAAGAAGATGGGAAGAAACCCCTTTGAGGCAGTGGAACACGGAACAGCAAAGGAAGAAGAATTGTACACGCTCCTTCGGTTGTGCGCAGAGGATCGCTAA